One genomic segment of Kogia breviceps isolate mKogBre1 chromosome 11, mKogBre1 haplotype 1, whole genome shotgun sequence includes these proteins:
- the FBXO48 gene encoding F-box only protein 48: MKKNSKRNHSSRVSDLELNSADAEKEKKERQNNFVELLPPEVTFKIFSQLDIWSLCRASVTCRSWNHTIRHSDALWKPHCLTVRAVCQREIDDDLESGYPWRVILLRNYQKSKVKHEWLSGRYSNICSPISLPEKIMYPMDADTWGEILEAELER, translated from the exons ATGAAGAAAAACTCCAAGAGGAACCACAGTTCAAGGGTTTCTGACCTAGAATTGAACTCTGCAGAtgctgagaaggaaaaaaaagagcgtCAAAATAACTTTGTTGAACTGCTGCCTCCagaagttacttttaaaattttcagtcagCTGGACATCTGGAGTTTGTGCAGGGCTTCGGTGACATGCAGGAGCTGGAATCACACAATAAGACACAGCGATGCCTTGTGGAAACCTCATTGCCTGACTGTGAGAGCTGTATGTCAAAGAGAGATAGATGATGATCTAGAGAGTGGTTATCCCTGGAGG GTAATACTACTGAGGAATTACCAGAAGAGTAAAGTGAAACATGAATGGCTAAGTGGCAGATATAGCAACATATGTTCTCCTATCAGCCTACCAGAAAAAATCATGTACCCAATGGATGCAGACACATGGGGGGAAATTCTAGAAGCAGAACTGGAAAGATAA